Proteins found in one Bremerella volcania genomic segment:
- the gcvPA gene encoding aminomethyl-transferring glycine dehydrogenase subunit GcvPA, translating to MSYLYNTPDDQAAMLKSIGVDSIEELFSTIPEDLRLRRDLNLPPQMGELELTQHLSALAAKNASPATHACFLGGGSYDHFIPAAVDALASRGEFYTSYTPYQPEVSQGNLQAMFEYQTLICDLTGMDLSNASLYDGGSALAEAVIMALNTGKRGEKVVVLGSVHPEYRQILQTYFADLGIEIVEIACPDGIADLVKVEASVNADTNCVIVQSPNFFGGIEDVAAIAEIAHKNDAVVIQSFDPISLGLLKRPGDLGADIAVAEGHSLGSPMQYGGPYLGIMACNDQFVRRLPGRIVGQTEDRRGKRCWVLTLQTREQHIRREKATSNICTNQGLFALRASIYLSLLGPGGLRQAATLCTQKAHYAQQTLTEIDRLEPVFGGSPFFKEFVLRDTQGNVEGLLAEAREAGFLGGVPLGQFFPEMDDCFLVCVTEKRTKAEIDALTRTFSLCHTGGSTIHA from the coding sequence ATGAGCTATCTCTACAACACTCCGGACGATCAGGCAGCGATGCTGAAGTCGATCGGAGTCGATTCGATTGAAGAGTTGTTTAGCACCATTCCCGAAGACCTGCGGCTCAGGCGAGACCTGAATCTTCCGCCGCAAATGGGCGAGTTGGAACTGACGCAGCACCTCTCGGCCCTGGCTGCGAAGAATGCTTCTCCAGCGACGCATGCCTGTTTCCTGGGTGGTGGCAGTTACGACCACTTCATACCGGCCGCCGTCGACGCATTGGCATCGCGCGGCGAGTTCTACACTTCGTATACGCCCTATCAGCCGGAAGTCTCGCAAGGCAACTTGCAGGCCATGTTTGAGTACCAAACATTGATCTGCGACTTGACCGGCATGGACCTTTCCAATGCCAGTCTGTACGACGGCGGCAGTGCTTTGGCCGAAGCGGTCATCATGGCACTCAACACCGGCAAGCGGGGCGAAAAGGTCGTCGTCCTCGGTTCGGTTCATCCTGAATATCGACAAATTCTGCAAACCTACTTCGCCGATCTGGGCATCGAAATCGTCGAAATCGCCTGTCCGGACGGCATAGCCGATCTCGTTAAGGTCGAAGCTTCGGTCAACGCCGACACGAATTGCGTGATCGTTCAGTCGCCAAACTTCTTCGGCGGAATCGAAGACGTCGCCGCGATTGCCGAGATCGCCCACAAGAATGACGCGGTCGTCATTCAAAGCTTCGATCCGATCAGCCTGGGCTTGCTCAAACGGCCAGGCGACCTGGGCGCCGACATCGCCGTCGCCGAAGGACACTCGCTCGGTTCGCCCATGCAGTACGGCGGACCTTACCTGGGCATCATGGCTTGTAACGATCAATTCGTTCGCCGCCTGCCGGGTCGTATTGTCGGTCAAACCGAAGACCGCCGCGGCAAACGCTGCTGGGTGCTGACGCTGCAAACGCGGGAACAACACATCCGCCGCGAAAAAGCGACCAGCAACATCTGCACCAACCAGGGATTGTTTGCCCTGCGTGCTTCGATTTACCTGTCGCTGCTGGGCCCCGGCGGTCTGAGGCAAGCCGCGACGCTGTGCACGCAGAAGGCGCACTATGCTCAGCAGACGTTGACCGAAATCGATCGACTGGAGCCGGTATTCGGCGGCAGCCCATTCTTTAAAGAGTTTGTCCTTCGCGATACGCAAGGCAACGTCGAAGGCCTACTGGCGGAAGCTCGCGAAGCTGGCTTCCTCGGCGGCGTGCCGCTGGGGCAATTCTTCCCCGAAATGGATGACTGTTTCCTGGTGTGCGTGACCGAGAAACGCACCAAGGCCGAAATCGACGCTTTGACCCGAACATTCTCCCTCTGTCACACCGGGGGTTCCACGATCCATGCGTAA
- the gcvH gene encoding glycine cleavage system protein GcvH encodes MSTDNLLFAKTHEWVKVEESDGAKIATVGISAHAIEALNDLVYLELPEVGKEVTAGESFGEIESVKAVSDIYAPVTGEVIEANSALPDNLDSLHEDAYDNGWIAKIKISDDSALADLMDKAGYDKMCAEEG; translated from the coding sequence ATGTCCACGGACAATTTGCTTTTCGCCAAGACGCACGAATGGGTCAAAGTGGAAGAGTCGGACGGTGCGAAGATTGCCACGGTCGGCATCAGTGCCCACGCGATCGAAGCCCTGAACGACCTGGTTTACCTGGAACTGCCCGAAGTGGGCAAGGAAGTCACCGCTGGCGAGTCGTTCGGTGAAATCGAGTCGGTTAAAGCGGTTAGTGATATCTACGCTCCCGTAACCGGCGAAGTGATCGAAGCCAACTCGGCCCTGCCCGACAATCTGGATTCGCTGCACGAAGACGCGTACGACAACGGCTGGATCGCCAAAATCAAAATCAGCGATGACTCGGCCCTGGCCGACCTGATGGATAAAGCCGGCTACGACAAGATGTGTGCCGAAGAAGGCTAA
- the gcvT gene encoding glycine cleavage system aminomethyltransferase GcvT: MTTETLKKTPLYDWHAANGGRMVDFTGWSMPVQYTSIIDEHNATRNAVGLFDVSHMARFRFDGDGALEFIDGLVTRKVADLKPGRIRYGLVCKEDGGILDDILTYHLQDSDGKSYTWMVVNAGNREKIADWINARLADDVKFTDHTEQTAMIAVQGPKAMAIAQELIEGDISELKYYQGREATILSHHGLVSRTGYTGEDGVELTVPAENAIAVWEALHVAATEVGGHAVGLGARDTLRLEAAMPLYGHELSEEITPLQAGLGFAMSWDHEFIGKAALETLDKDSLPVRIGLVMQDKRVPREHYPLYSGDELIGEVTSGSQSPTLAAPIAMGYVARKYAAEGTLIDVDVRGKRHSAKVVPLPFYKRK, from the coding sequence ATGACGACCGAAACACTGAAAAAGACACCACTCTACGACTGGCACGCCGCGAACGGGGGACGAATGGTCGACTTTACCGGCTGGTCGATGCCGGTTCAGTACACCTCGATCATTGACGAGCACAACGCGACCCGAAACGCCGTCGGTCTGTTCGACGTTTCCCACATGGCCCGCTTCCGCTTCGATGGGGACGGGGCTCTTGAATTCATTGATGGATTGGTCACTCGCAAAGTGGCGGATTTGAAGCCTGGCCGCATTCGCTATGGTCTGGTTTGCAAAGAGGATGGCGGCATTCTCGACGACATCCTGACTTATCATCTCCAAGACAGTGATGGCAAGTCGTACACCTGGATGGTGGTTAACGCCGGCAATCGCGAGAAGATCGCCGACTGGATCAATGCTCGCCTGGCGGACGACGTGAAGTTCACCGACCACACCGAACAAACGGCCATGATCGCCGTGCAAGGCCCCAAAGCGATGGCCATCGCCCAGGAGTTAATCGAGGGTGACATCTCGGAGCTGAAATACTACCAAGGTCGCGAAGCGACGATTCTCAGCCACCACGGGCTCGTGAGCCGAACCGGCTACACCGGTGAAGATGGTGTCGAACTGACCGTTCCCGCGGAAAACGCGATCGCCGTTTGGGAAGCCCTGCACGTGGCGGCCACCGAAGTGGGTGGTCATGCGGTGGGACTTGGTGCCCGCGATACGCTGCGACTGGAAGCCGCGATGCCGCTCTACGGGCACGAGCTTTCCGAAGAGATTACGCCACTGCAGGCAGGTCTTGGGTTCGCCATGTCTTGGGACCACGAGTTCATCGGCAAGGCGGCCCTGGAAACGCTCGACAAAGATTCGCTTCCGGTTCGTATCGGTCTGGTGATGCAGGACAAACGTGTCCCGCGAGAGCACTATCCGCTTTACTCTGGCGACGAACTCATTGGCGAAGTGACCAGCGGTTCGCAATCGCCCACCCTCGCCGCGCCCATCGCGATGGGTTATGTCGCTCGAAAATACGCGGCCGAAGGCACGCTGATCGATGTCGACGTGCGCGGCAAACGCCACTCGGCGAAAGTCGTTCCGCTTCCGTTTTACAAGCGGAAATAA
- the amt gene encoding ammonium transporter yields MQISSSTFNDVWLVSCAALVFLMQAGFCCLEAGLVRSKNSINVAAKNLADFALSGVIFWAVGFGLIYGATAWGWLGTTDFFFDGGSKSGGLEAFFLFQLMFCGTATTIIGGAVSERMRFVSYLITASVVALLIYPLYAHWVWGSGGWLARLGFVDFAGSSVVHGVGGWISLAVCLIVGPRIGRFGDKNSTNCVGHNLPMAALGGLLLAFGWIGFNGGSTFELDDRIPHIVTATMLSGVAGAVTSLAAARVLRIRRELELLINGLLAGLVAITACCHVVSLFDAMVIGFVASLAMMASSHLLEKLRIDDVVGAVPVHAVAGVWGILSVALFGNLAVLDTGLGRWEQLGVQGLGATVCFAWSFGVGFGVLWCLNRIRSFRVDRQTESIGLNVSEHGSRSEFHDLLRVMEQHSETGNFEIEIDLQSHTDVGQIAQAYNNVVSSLKEKQWQVEIAIEELYQAKKELRESSRQIHSLKSNLDKHTLYSITDRSGKIIEVNEGFCRISGYKEDELIGRDHRILNSGHHPKSFWGEMWRTILAGETWRGEVCNRAKDGSLYWVDATNIPFHDSDGKIEKFVSLRFDITDRKRAEERSIAASNELQGVLGAATRVSIIASDCQGIITTFNAGAEAMLGYTAEEMVGKQTPAIIHVESEVVARGKELSQLLGERVEGFQVFVKQAMINGHEEREWTYVRKDGSTLDVSLTVTARYDDEGQIIGYLGIAQDISARKRAEEENRRLTERLDLALRGSNTGLWDWVVPTGETVFSDIWYTMLGYEPGELPMHVDTWISLCHPDDLSMATDAIQRHFRGEDPVYCCEHRVRCKDGSWLWVRDIGEVVAWNEDGSPKRMVGVHIDVQELQQAIEQANSANQAKSDFLANMSHEIRTPMTSILGYSELLLNDLSAEDLSDEHNNALETINRNGEHLLAIINDILDMSKIDAGKLSLEVLATQPHAIAEEVISLLNVRAIGKGIALRLRYDSEFPETIQSDPTRLRQILLNIVGNAIKFTEIGEVVISLSHLPEQGLMQFRVTDTGLGMTPAQLEKIANFEPFIQADSSTTREFGGTGLGLRISNCLASMLGGQIIVDSEQGFGSTFTVTVATGDIRSSSMVQLKDGAENEIVLSDDSKSSKTSTATDFNQSDRLLKGLQILLAEDGLDNQRLISLVLRKSGAVVKVVENGQLAYEAAQEAVSNGSAFDVVLMDMQMPVLDGYSAVGKLRESGYQGIIVALTAHAMVGDRQKCLDAGCNDFATKPINRQLLIELIRDLVDHSATYPADCADGVKP; encoded by the coding sequence GTGCAGATCTCTTCGAGTACATTCAATGACGTATGGCTAGTCAGCTGTGCGGCCTTGGTCTTCCTGATGCAGGCCGGTTTCTGCTGTTTGGAAGCCGGATTGGTTCGTTCGAAGAACAGTATTAACGTCGCCGCCAAGAATCTGGCTGACTTTGCTCTCTCGGGGGTGATCTTTTGGGCCGTAGGCTTCGGGCTGATCTATGGTGCCACAGCCTGGGGATGGTTGGGTACCACTGATTTCTTTTTCGACGGCGGCTCAAAGTCTGGGGGCCTCGAGGCCTTCTTTCTTTTTCAGCTCATGTTTTGCGGAACAGCGACCACCATTATCGGCGGCGCCGTTTCCGAAAGAATGCGATTTGTAAGCTATTTGATCACGGCGTCGGTCGTTGCCTTGTTGATTTATCCCTTATATGCCCATTGGGTCTGGGGCAGTGGTGGCTGGCTGGCCAGACTGGGGTTTGTCGACTTTGCAGGAAGCTCGGTCGTCCATGGCGTGGGAGGCTGGATCAGCTTGGCGGTTTGCCTGATCGTGGGGCCGCGAATCGGTCGCTTTGGCGACAAAAACTCAACGAACTGCGTCGGTCACAACTTGCCGATGGCGGCCTTGGGGGGGCTGCTCCTGGCGTTTGGATGGATTGGCTTCAATGGAGGAAGCACCTTCGAACTGGACGACCGGATCCCACATATCGTCACCGCAACCATGTTATCGGGGGTAGCCGGAGCGGTAACCTCGCTGGCCGCTGCTCGCGTGCTGCGTATTCGCAGAGAGTTGGAACTACTGATCAATGGTCTCCTGGCCGGTCTCGTTGCCATCACCGCGTGTTGTCATGTGGTGTCCCTGTTCGATGCGATGGTCATCGGATTCGTGGCCAGCCTGGCCATGATGGCCAGTTCGCACTTGCTGGAGAAACTAAGAATAGATGACGTGGTGGGGGCCGTGCCGGTGCATGCCGTCGCCGGCGTCTGGGGGATCCTATCGGTTGCTTTATTTGGCAACCTGGCCGTGCTTGATACCGGCTTGGGGCGTTGGGAGCAGTTGGGCGTACAAGGGTTGGGCGCGACGGTCTGCTTTGCCTGGTCTTTTGGGGTCGGCTTTGGTGTGCTCTGGTGTTTGAATCGGATTCGTTCGTTTCGGGTCGATCGTCAAACCGAATCGATCGGATTGAATGTGTCCGAACACGGCAGTCGATCCGAATTCCACGACCTGCTGAGGGTCATGGAGCAACACTCCGAGACAGGCAACTTTGAAATTGAAATTGACCTGCAGTCGCACACCGACGTGGGACAGATCGCTCAGGCATACAACAACGTCGTGTCGTCGCTCAAGGAAAAGCAGTGGCAAGTCGAAATTGCGATCGAAGAACTCTACCAGGCAAAGAAGGAGCTACGTGAGTCAAGTCGACAGATTCATTCACTCAAGTCTAACCTCGACAAACACACGCTCTATTCGATTACCGATCGATCGGGAAAAATCATCGAGGTAAACGAAGGGTTCTGCCGGATTTCTGGCTACAAGGAAGACGAATTGATCGGTCGTGATCATCGCATTCTGAATTCTGGCCACCATCCGAAATCGTTCTGGGGAGAGATGTGGCGGACGATTCTCGCCGGAGAGACCTGGCGTGGTGAAGTTTGCAATCGAGCCAAGGATGGCAGCCTGTATTGGGTAGATGCCACGAACATTCCTTTTCACGACAGCGATGGGAAGATCGAAAAGTTTGTTTCGCTTCGGTTCGATATCACCGACCGAAAGCGTGCCGAAGAACGCTCCATCGCGGCGAGCAACGAGTTGCAGGGCGTCCTTGGGGCCGCGACGCGCGTCTCTATCATCGCCAGCGACTGTCAAGGGATCATTACGACGTTCAATGCCGGGGCTGAAGCGATGCTTGGCTACACGGCCGAAGAAATGGTTGGAAAGCAAACGCCGGCGATCATTCACGTTGAGTCGGAAGTCGTCGCTCGAGGAAAAGAGTTAAGCCAATTGTTGGGAGAGCGAGTCGAAGGTTTCCAGGTCTTCGTCAAGCAGGCCATGATCAACGGGCATGAGGAACGTGAATGGACCTACGTTCGCAAAGACGGCTCGACGTTAGATGTCTCGCTTACCGTTACGGCCAGGTACGATGACGAGGGCCAGATCATTGGCTATCTGGGGATTGCGCAGGACATCTCAGCGCGTAAGCGCGCCGAAGAGGAGAACCGCCGATTGACGGAACGCCTTGACCTGGCTCTTCGCGGCTCGAACACTGGTTTGTGGGACTGGGTTGTGCCGACTGGTGAGACGGTCTTCAGCGATATTTGGTATACCATGCTTGGATACGAGCCTGGGGAATTGCCGATGCACGTTGATACATGGATCAGCCTTTGCCATCCAGATGACCTATCAATGGCGACGGATGCCATTCAGCGGCATTTTCGAGGAGAAGATCCTGTCTACTGTTGCGAGCATCGTGTTCGCTGCAAGGACGGATCGTGGCTGTGGGTTCGCGATATAGGCGAAGTGGTGGCCTGGAACGAGGACGGCTCGCCGAAACGAATGGTCGGCGTACATATTGACGTTCAGGAACTGCAACAGGCGATCGAACAAGCGAATTCAGCGAATCAAGCCAAGAGCGATTTCCTGGCGAACATGTCCCACGAGATTCGCACTCCGATGACCTCAATCCTTGGTTATTCTGAGTTGCTCCTCAACGACCTATCTGCGGAAGACTTATCCGACGAGCATAACAATGCCTTGGAAACGATCAATCGCAACGGCGAGCATCTGCTCGCGATCATCAACGACATTCTGGACATGTCGAAGATCGACGCGGGAAAGTTATCCCTAGAGGTTCTAGCGACCCAGCCGCATGCGATTGCGGAAGAGGTGATCTCCCTGCTCAACGTACGAGCGATTGGCAAAGGGATTGCTCTGCGGCTTCGATATGATTCGGAGTTTCCTGAAACGATTCAATCAGACCCGACTCGATTGCGTCAAATTCTGTTGAACATTGTTGGGAATGCCATCAAGTTTACGGAGATCGGCGAGGTAGTAATTTCGCTTTCTCATCTGCCAGAACAAGGTCTGATGCAGTTCCGCGTTACCGACACAGGGTTGGGGATGACGCCCGCCCAGTTGGAAAAGATCGCCAACTTCGAACCGTTCATCCAAGCCGACTCATCCACCACGCGTGAGTTCGGAGGCACTGGACTTGGGCTGCGGATCTCGAACTGCCTGGCCAGCATGTTGGGAGGACAAATTATCGTCGATTCCGAGCAAGGCTTCGGCAGCACGTTTACCGTCACGGTTGCTACCGGAGACATTCGTTCGTCTTCGATGGTTCAGCTGAAGGACGGGGCAGAAAACGAGATCGTATTGTCGGACGATTCCAAGTCGTCGAAAACATCGACAGCTACGGACTTCAACCAATCGGATAGGCTGCTGAAGGGATTGCAGATTCTTCTCGCTGAGGATGGCCTGGATAACCAGCGCCTGATTTCGCTCGTGCTCAGAAAATCCGGGGCCGTAGTGAAAGTTGTGGAAAACGGTCAGCTGGCCTACGAGGCGGCGCAAGAGGCAGTTTCCAACGGCTCGGCGTTTGACGTCGTTCTGATGGACATGCAGATGCCCGTACTTGATGGCTATTCGGCAGTCGGAAAGCTTCGAGAATCCGGCTACCAAGGCATCATCGTGGCACTGACGGCACATGCCATGGTGGGGGACCGTCAAAAATGCCTGGACGCCGGCTGCAACGACTTCGCCACCAAACCAATCAATCGCCAGCTATTGATCGAGTTGATTCGGGATTTAGTGGACCATTCCGCGACGTATCCGGCAGACTGTGCGGACGGAGTGAAGCCTTAG
- a CDS encoding DUF1569 domain-containing protein gives METRSARGAKDAGRLRDLKFATLEEAVVDARQLLESGYVRHGNWTLGQICWHLRTVQDPSIDGYPWFFSLFAFLRPIVRRTLMPKILRGDSPRGIRTASIFIPANELNDNEEVAAFAESVERFLQHQGTFHPHPGFGHLDLETLHRVHAAHAAHHLRFLRSAGEL, from the coding sequence ATGGAAACCCGGTCTGCTCGCGGTGCGAAGGATGCGGGCCGACTGCGCGATTTGAAATTCGCGACGCTTGAGGAAGCGGTGGTGGATGCTCGGCAGCTTCTTGAATCGGGTTACGTTCGCCACGGTAACTGGACTTTGGGCCAGATATGCTGGCATTTGCGCACCGTTCAGGACCCGAGCATTGATGGCTATCCTTGGTTCTTCAGCTTGTTCGCGTTTCTGCGCCCGATCGTTCGGCGGACGCTAATGCCTAAGATCTTGCGCGGGGACTCGCCGCGAGGAATCCGAACGGCTTCCATCTTCATTCCGGCCAACGAATTGAACGACAACGAGGAAGTCGCGGCATTTGCAGAAAGTGTCGAACGATTCCTGCAGCATCAAGGCACCTTTCATCCACACCCTGGCTTTGGGCATTTGGATCTGGAAACGCTGCATCGTGTTCACGCGGCTCATGCCGCGCATCACTTGCGTTTCCTGCGATCCGCCGGCGAATTGTAG
- a CDS encoding DUF971 domain-containing protein encodes MSAQPTALSLLPDGRLRIDWSDQTVRVYKPRDLRDASPDALTREKKSHQAEKPASQLTILSPAEMAPITIKGMNPVGHYAYQIVFSDGHDSGIYRYEYLYELGEPYEA; translated from the coding sequence ATGTCCGCCCAGCCCACTGCCCTGAGTCTGCTGCCTGATGGACGACTGAGGATCGACTGGAGTGACCAGACCGTTCGCGTTTACAAACCGCGCGATCTGCGAGACGCCAGCCCCGATGCCCTGACGCGTGAGAAGAAATCGCATCAAGCCGAGAAGCCGGCAAGTCAGCTCACGATCTTAAGCCCCGCCGAGATGGCCCCAATCACCATCAAGGGGATGAACCCGGTGGGGCATTATGCGTACCAAATCGTCTTTAGCGACGGGCACGACTCTGGCATCTATCGGTACGAATACCTCTACGAACTGGGCGAACCCTACGAAGCTTAG
- a CDS encoding phenylacetate--CoA ligase family protein gives MEPTTPQQRETYRCHSPENLAEYQLSKLNAMLAEILPQNGFYAEKFAGLKLPLTSLEELSQLPFTFKEELIGSHESGDLANNRTYDLDQYVRFHRTSGTRGRPMVVLDTETDWQWWIEAWQYVLDVAEVDSTDRCFFAFSFGPFVGFWSAFDAATHRGCLAIPSGGLSTTGRLELIQHSRATVVFCTPTYALHMAEVAQQNHTHLDELGVRCLILAGEPGGSIPEIRDRIQSAWNAKVIDHSGATEVGPWGFSDADQTGVYVNEAYFLPEFISVDTGTSAAEGELSELIITTLGRNGSPVIRYRTGDLVKPCWNTAGRCNFVLLEGGVLGRADDMMIIRGVNVFPTSIEQILRGFPEVIEYRLTAVKRGEMDAISVEVEDRKQEPERIAQELQLRLGLKVEVKLVEAGTLPRFEGKGRRFIDSRKG, from the coding sequence ATGGAACCGACTACCCCCCAACAGCGCGAAACGTATCGTTGCCACAGCCCTGAGAATCTGGCCGAGTATCAGCTGTCGAAGCTCAATGCCATGCTGGCCGAGATACTCCCGCAGAATGGGTTTTACGCCGAGAAATTCGCTGGCCTGAAACTACCACTGACGTCGCTCGAAGAGTTGAGCCAACTCCCTTTCACGTTCAAAGAAGAACTGATCGGCAGCCACGAGAGTGGCGACCTGGCCAACAACCGCACCTACGATCTCGACCAGTATGTCCGCTTTCATCGCACAAGCGGCACACGCGGACGCCCGATGGTGGTGCTCGATACCGAAACCGACTGGCAGTGGTGGATCGAGGCCTGGCAGTACGTGCTGGATGTGGCCGAGGTCGACAGCACCGATCGCTGCTTCTTTGCGTTCAGCTTTGGTCCTTTCGTGGGCTTCTGGAGTGCTTTTGATGCGGCGACCCACCGGGGCTGCCTGGCCATTCCCAGTGGCGGCCTCAGCACGACCGGCCGGCTGGAACTGATTCAACATAGCCGGGCCACCGTCGTCTTTTGCACCCCGACGTATGCCCTGCACATGGCGGAAGTCGCCCAGCAGAATCACACTCACCTCGACGAACTAGGCGTTCGATGCCTGATCCTGGCCGGCGAGCCAGGGGGTTCGATCCCTGAGATTCGCGATCGCATTCAATCCGCGTGGAATGCCAAGGTGATCGATCATAGCGGCGCCACCGAAGTCGGCCCGTGGGGATTTTCCGACGCGGACCAAACTGGCGTCTACGTCAATGAAGCTTACTTCCTGCCGGAATTCATTTCGGTCGATACCGGGACTTCGGCCGCCGAAGGGGAGCTTTCGGAACTGATCATCACCACGCTGGGTAGAAATGGTTCGCCGGTGATCCGCTATCGAACCGGAGACCTGGTGAAGCCATGCTGGAACACCGCAGGCCGTTGCAATTTCGTGCTGCTGGAAGGGGGCGTGCTCGGCCGCGCGGACGACATGATGATCATCCGCGGCGTGAACGTCTTTCCGACCTCGATCGAACAGATCCTGCGCGGCTTTCCCGAGGTGATCGAATATCGCCTGACGGCGGTAAAACGGGGCGAGATGGACGCGATATCCGTGGAAGTCGAAGACCGCAAACAAGAGCCCGAGCGGATTGCCCAGGAATTACAGCTGCGACTGGGCCTGAAGGTCGAAGTTAAACTGGTCGAAGCAGGCACACTGCCCCGCTTCGAAGGAAAAGGCCGCCGCTTCATCGATTCACGGAAAGGGTAG
- a CDS encoding MFS transporter encodes MTDAQVETEGPQSNRAARGIVFLTVFIDLLGFGMVLPLLPIYADQFVVDEAGWQIGLLMASFSAMQFLFAPLWGRLSDRIGRRPVLMIGLLGSVVFYSLFGVATIMQSLTLLFVSRIGAGIAGATISTAQAYIADTTTLTERPKGMALIGMAFGLGFTFGPLFGYLAVPTGTGDPGPAPGFAAAGLSLAALLLAYFKLPESLSVDSPSAAKQNLSVAGLRDALSIPSIAMLLIALFVVVFAFANFETTLSMLLKGRQGQEQPFSFTFGQVCLTYAYIGFTLALVQGGIVRRVAGKVSEGILASFGCILMAAGMLLILKATQDQSVGLLLGSLAVVVAGFGFMMPSLNSFISRRSDPDKQGGILGIGQSVNSLARIIGSALGIPLLKLNIVAPFVISAIIMGLGLLLVIVASRSGKDFASNEA; translated from the coding sequence ATGACAGATGCCCAAGTCGAAACGGAAGGACCGCAAAGCAATCGAGCGGCCCGGGGCATTGTGTTCCTGACGGTCTTTATCGACCTGCTCGGCTTCGGCATGGTGCTACCCCTTCTGCCCATCTATGCCGACCAGTTCGTCGTCGATGAAGCAGGCTGGCAAATTGGTCTGCTGATGGCCAGTTTCTCGGCCATGCAGTTCCTCTTCGCCCCGCTGTGGGGAAGACTCTCCGATCGGATCGGCCGTCGCCCGGTATTGATGATCGGTTTGCTGGGGAGCGTCGTATTTTACTCGCTGTTCGGCGTGGCGACGATCATGCAGTCGCTGACTCTGTTGTTCGTGTCACGCATCGGCGCCGGTATTGCTGGGGCGACGATCTCGACGGCCCAGGCCTACATCGCCGATACGACGACCTTAACGGAACGTCCCAAGGGGATGGCATTGATCGGCATGGCATTCGGGCTCGGTTTTACCTTCGGTCCTCTCTTTGGATACCTGGCCGTGCCCACCGGGACCGGCGACCCCGGCCCGGCACCGGGGTTCGCTGCGGCTGGGCTTTCCCTGGCGGCGCTGCTGTTGGCTTATTTCAAATTGCCTGAGAGTCTCTCGGTCGATAGTCCTTCGGCCGCCAAGCAGAACCTTTCGGTCGCAGGCCTGCGGGATGCGCTTTCCATACCATCGATCGCGATGCTCTTGATTGCGCTGTTTGTGGTCGTGTTTGCGTTTGCGAATTTCGAGACCACCCTCTCGATGCTGCTCAAGGGGCGTCAAGGACAAGAACAGCCGTTTTCGTTCACCTTTGGCCAGGTCTGTCTGACGTACGCCTACATCGGTTTCACGCTCGCGCTGGTCCAAGGGGGCATCGTGCGACGCGTGGCTGGCAAGGTCAGTGAAGGGATCCTGGCATCATTCGGGTGTATCTTGATGGCCGCCGGTATGCTGCTGATTCTGAAGGCCACGCAAGACCAGTCAGTCGGGCTGTTATTGGGCTCGCTGGCCGTTGTGGTTGCCGGTTTCGGTTTCATGATGCCGTCGCTCAACTCGTTCATCTCGCGTCGCAGCGATCCCGACAAGCAGGGCGGGATTCTGGGCATTGGTCAAAGCGTGAACTCCCTGGCCCGCATTATCGGCTCAGCGTTGGGCATTCCACTGTTGAAGCTGAACATCGTCGCCCCGTTCGTGATCTCGGCGATCATCATGGGACTTGGGCTGCTGCTGGTGATTGTGGCTTCACGTAGCGGGAAAGATTTCGCCTCCAACGAGGCTTAG
- the ruvX gene encoding Holliday junction resolvase RuvX — MSNQIPEIPEKGRIAAVDYGTVRIGVAITDPDRVLCSPLENYNRRSPSKDAQYFKELAELERIVLFVVGLPVHMSGDESQKSYEARQFGKWLYETTNVPVTYYDERFTTSVAKELLQEAGLTKKRRKARLDMLSAQILLTSFLENPDRALGSISGLEDR, encoded by the coding sequence ATGAGCAACCAGATCCCTGAGATCCCCGAAAAAGGACGTATCGCGGCAGTCGACTATGGCACGGTTCGCATCGGCGTTGCCATCACCGACCCCGACCGGGTTCTATGCAGCCCTTTGGAAAACTACAACCGCCGCAGTCCCTCGAAAGATGCCCAGTACTTCAAAGAACTCGCTGAGTTGGAACGCATCGTTCTCTTTGTCGTAGGCTTGCCGGTTCATATGAGCGGCGACGAGAGTCAGAAATCGTACGAAGCACGCCAATTCGGCAAGTGGCTGTACGAGACGACGAACGTACCGGTGACGTACTACGACGAACGCTTCACCACCAGCGTGGCAAAAGAGTTGCTGCAAGAGGCCGGGCTGACGAAGAAACGCCGCAAAGCACGTTTGGATATGTTGTCGGCGCAGATCTTATTGACTTCGTTTCTGGAAAACCCGGATCGTGCCCTGGGTAGCATTTCTGGGCTCGAAGATCGCTAA